In a single window of the Vespa crabro chromosome 18, iyVesCrab1.2, whole genome shotgun sequence genome:
- the LOC124430452 gene encoding LOW QUALITY PROTEIN: fatty acid synthase-like (The sequence of the model RefSeq protein was modified relative to this genomic sequence to represent the inferred CDS: deleted 1 base in 1 codon; substituted 1 base at 1 genomic stop codon) — translation MYHAFVNQLSRGDLSTLRWLEGPITKDYQKENLVRIHYASLNFKDVMLATGKIGLDVFQQIRKDVDYVLGFEYSGITIGGRRIMGLNPNKCLSNLCQMDEIFSXTVSDSWNLENAATVPCVYSTYIVALYIYGEMKKGDRILIHSGAGGVGQAAINLALHEGCEVFTTVGTPEKRKFIKETLPSIDDNHIGNSRDTSFEQMILQETDDRGVDIVLNFLTEVTLLASLRCLTYGEQFLEIGKFDLAADNPLNIDVFTKEISFHAVMLDQIIITKDEIKNEISSRVNKLLKENAIKPIARRIFGKDKIEKAFRFMAAGNHIGKVLIKIREENEQLNTPILTEPYYRCFPNKGYTIIGGFGGFGLELIEWLVLRNTKNIVITSRNGLKNGYQQMRIKRWESYGVNIKIFVGLDAANQEDCELIDRICHKHTMNTFEECFKGKAWATKRLDEVTRNLCPDLRHFVVFYEICEKRVEEGLPGLAIQWGAIGDVGLIADMQDNEKELVIGGTLQQKITSCLKEMNRFLVQDKPIVASMIIAERRLDGVCSDNVVNTVLKIMCIKELKSINQQISLAELGMDSMMGVEIKQTLEREYEIYLNAENIRSLNFAKLVEIDNKRAGDSNRIEIATDKILFSKKVLMQLFGEELSSELIISLKTNPEEGRSEIFFIPGIEGYGIIFETLESKIKSPATCFQLRTNYELETVEEMARSFLPHILEKLKDRKDFTLVRYSFGSLVTIELARQLEAKGFKGRLILIDGAPQLMKEYVNQQLQSSSEEERETKVFVIMAKILTSVKIEQLVLELEKSKTWDEKIIDGKVEVHLIDSNHATMLENNEIAMAINCEPLKQNS, via the exons ATGTATCATGCTTTCGTTAATCAGTTG TCACGCGGAGATTTAAGTACATTACGTTGGCTCGAAGGACCAATTACGAAAGACTATCAAAAGGAGAATCTTGTTCGCATCCATTATGCATCGTTGAACTTTAAAGACGTGATGTTGGCAACAGGTAAAATAGGATTAGATGTGTTTCAACAGATCAGAAAAGATGTTGACTATGTACTTGGATTTGAATATAGCGGAATCACTATTGGTGGTCGACGTATTATGGGACTTAATCCAAACAA atGCTTATCAAATCTTTGTCAAATGGACGAGATTTTTTCTTGAACCGTATCTGATAGTTGGAATTTGGAAAATGCAGCGACAGTACCATGCGTATATTCCACATATATTGTTGCGCTTTATATTTacggagaaatg aaaaagggtGATAGAATACTTATCCACTCTGGTGCTGGTGGTGTTGGCCAAGCTGCGATTAACTTAGCTCTTCACGAAGGCTGTGAAGTATTTACTACCGTTGGTACACCAGAAAaacgtaaatttattaaagaaacattACCCAGCATCGATGATAATCATATTGGAAATTCTCGAGATACTAGCTTCGAACAAATGATTTTGCAAGAAACCGACGATAGAGGTGTAGATATAGttctaaattttttaacgGAAGTAACACTTTTAGCATCTCTGCGTTGTTTAACCTATGGAGAACAATTTTTAGAAATTGGAAAATTTGACTTAGCCGCAGATAATCCGTTAAACATCGATGTCTTTACGAAGGAGATCAGTTTTCATGCTGTAATGTTAgatcaaattataattaccAAGGACGAaatcaaaaatgaaataagttCAAGAGTAAACAAACTCCTTAAAGAAAATGCAATCAAACCTATTGCAAGAAGAATCTTcggcaaagataaaatagagaaagctTTTAGATTCATGGCTGCTGGTAATCATATTGGAAAA GTACTCATAAAGATACGCGAAGAAAATGAACAACTGAATACACCGATCTTGACTGAACCTTATTATAGATGTTTCCCGAACAAAGGTTATACAATTATTGGCGGCTTTGGAGGCTTTGGTTTAGAATTAATCGAATGGTTGGTTCTTCGAAATACtaaaaatattgtcattactTCGCGAAACGGCTTGAAGAATGGTTATCAACAAATGAGAATCAAGAGATGGGAATCATACGGCGTGAATATTAAGATCTTTGTCGGTCTCGATGCGGCTAATCAAGAAGATTGCGAGCTTATA GACCGTATTTGTCATAAACACACTATGAATACTTTTGAAGAATGTTTCAAGGGAAAGGCCTGGGCAACGAAACGTTTGGACGAAGTTACTAGAAACCTTTGTCCAGATCTTCGGCATTTCGTAGTCTTCTACGAAATATGCGAAAAAAGGGTAGAAGAAGGTTTGCCTGGATTAGCTATTCAATGGGGAGCGATTGGAGACGTCGGTCTTATTGCAGACATGCAGGATAACGAGAAAGAACTTGTTATTGGCGGCACTTTACAGCAAAAAATAACATCTtgtttaaaagaaatgaatcgaTTTTTGGTACAAGATAAACCTATAGTTGCTAGTATGATAATCGCTGAAAGACGATTAGATGGAGTTTGTTCGGACAATGTCGTAAATACTGTCTTAAAAATTATGT GTATTAAAGAATTGAAGAGTATCAATCAACAAATTTCCTTGGCTGAACTTGGAATGGATTCTATGATGGGCgtggaaataaaacaaactttAGAGCGCGAGTATGAAATATATCTCAACGCGGAAAATATTCGCAGCTTAAACTTTGCCAAACTTGTGGAAATAGATAATAAGCGGGCAGGTGATAGTAATCGTATTGAAATTGCAACcgacaaaatattatttagtaaAAAAGTATTGATGCAATTGTTCGGCGAAGAACTTTCCTCCGAATTAATTATCTCCCTTAAAACTAACCCAGAGGAAGGTCGGAGCGAGATATTCTTCATTCCAGGTATTGAAGGCTATGGtataattttcgaaactttAGAATCGAAAATTAAGTCGCCAGCCACTTGTTTCCAACTTAGGACAAATTATGAATTAGAAACTGTAGAAGAAATGGCCCGTTCATTTTTACCG CATATATTAGAGAAACTTAAAGATCGAAAAGATTTTACTTTAGTGAGATACTCATTCGGATCGCTTGTAACAATTGAACTCGCACGACAATTAGAAGCCAAAGGATTTAAAGGCCGGCTAATTTTGATAGACGGTGCTCCTCAACTAATGAAAGAATATGTAAACCAACAGTTACAATCGTCATCAGAGGAAGAGCGAGAAACCaaagtttttgttattatggcGAAGATATTAACATCTGTTAAGATCGAACAG CTTGTACTTGAATTGGAAAAATCCAAAACGTGGGATGAGAAG ATAATTGACGGCAAAGTAGAAGTACATCTTATTGACAGCAATCATGCCACGATGTtagaaaacaatgaaattgcaATGGCGATTAATTGTGAACCGCTTAAGCAGAactcataa
- the LOC124430453 gene encoding fatty acid synthase-like translates to MNLGRLNSNIFKIGRVNLRKNTKEQTYRILAEDGRCKCFDEDADGYVRSEAVVVAFLQKRKNAKRIYATVIHAKTNCDGYKEPGITFPFGQIQRTLFKEFYEECGTKVGDPEEINVIDQIFTKNRTNPLKVGSIKSNLGHTERASGMCSIAKVNIF, encoded by the exons ATGAACTTAGGTCGTCTGAATAGCAACATATTCAAAATAGGTCGGGTAAATCTGCGTAAAAATACGAAGGAACAAACTTATC GAATATTGGCTGAGGATGGTCGTTGCAAGTGTTTCGATGAAGATGCAGATGGTTACGTGCGCAGCGAAGCCGTAGTTGTTGCATTtctgcaaaaaagaaaaaatgctaAAAGAATCTATGCAACAGTTATCCATGCGAAAACAAATTGCGATGGTTATAAGGAACCGGGAATAACATTTCCTTTTGGCCAAATTCAGAGAACTCTTTTCAAAGAATTCTACGAAGAATGCG GAACTAAAGTCGGTGATCCtgaagaaataaatgttatagATCAGATTTTCACGAAAAACAGAACCAATCCTCTTAAAGTCGGTTCCATCAAATCAAATTTGGGTCATACTGAACGAGCCAGTGGAATGTGCTCCATTGCCAAGGTAAACATATTTTGA